The Nitrospirota bacterium genome segment CGTCATGCTGCCGCCGGCACGAAGCATCGTGCCCGGGGAATTGTTAAACACCCAGGGCCTTTCCCAGGTCCAGCAGGATATACAGCCGGTCCGCTGTCCTCACGATGCCGCTCAGGAACTCCGCCCCCTGCTCAATGTTTTCCGGAATCGGCTTGATCTCATCGGGAAAAATCCTGAACACGCCCGTCACCTGGTCCACCAGGAGCCCTGCCTCTTCGTCAGCGGAACTGGCCACGACGACCCTCGATTTTTCGTTTTTTACGGCCGCTGCAAGACCGAACCGTTTGCAAAGGTCGATAATGGGCAGCATCGTTCCCCGAAGGGACATGACGCCGAGAACATAGTCGGGTGTATTCGGCACGATCGTCAGATGAAAGAACTTCAGGACCTCCCGCACATCCGCCACCAGCACGGCATACTCCTCTCCGCCGAGGCGAAATGAGAGCAGCTCGATCTCTCCCTGTTGCGTTTTTTCCGGTTCGCGAGCCGAGGAAACAGGCACGGCCCCTGCCTTGTCGCGGGACTCCTCAATCAGGGGAGCAACGCCAGCCGCAGCTGGAGATGCGGCGGGCACGGCCAGGCAAGACTCCGCGGGAGCAGGCGTCGCCTCTGGTTCCTGCTTCGGTTGCACTGCAGGCGCTGCTGCTTCCGGCTCCGGTTGCGCTGCAGGTGCCGCTGCGTGCGGCTCCGGTTTGTTCCGGGCATTCGCCTGTTCCGCTGCTTTCTTTCGCGCTGCAAGAATGTCCATGTCGCGTTCGCTCCTACTCAAAATCAACGACGGACGCTTTTTTCGTCCCTCGTCCCTCGTCCCTCGTCCTTCGTCTGTGGTGCCTTACATTCGTCTATCGTGCCTTACCTTACGCCCCATCGTTAACCACGCTCTCAATGATCTCCGGCCCGATGATCTCGGCCGACCTGCCGAAACCCTCGACAAGCGCGTTTCCCGCGATGGTATTGATCCGGCGGGGAATGCCCTCTGAGTGCTCGAACAGCAGCGCGAGCGCCTGAGGATCAAACAACGGCTCTGACCGGCCGGCGATCTCGAGCCGGTGCCGAACATAGGCCTCAACCTCTTCCGCGTTGAGCGGGCCCAGATGATACTGCATCCCGATACGCTGGCGGAGCGCCCGGTACGGCTTCTTGTTGAGACGCTCCCGGAGTTCGGTCTGGCCGATCAGCACAAGGGCCAGGAGATTGCGATCGTCGAGCTGAAAGTTCGTCAGGAGCCGCAGCTCCTCGAAGGTCGCCTTGCCCGGAATAAGCTGCGCCTCGTCGATAATGATCACCGGCCTTTTGCCCGCCTCGTACAGCTCATAGAGCTTCGCATTGATCCCCTCAAGGATGTCATGCCGGTACCGGTTCACATCGTCCATGCCGAGTCGCAACACCACCGTGCGCAGGAGCTGCGACGGAGAAAGCCTCGGGTTGATAATGAGCAGCGGGTGATAGCTCTCGTCCAGCGAATCGATGAAGGCACGGGAAAGCGTGGTCTTGCCTGAGCCGATCTCGCCGGTGAGCAGGACAATGTCCTGTTCCTCCACGGCATGCAGAAGCCGCGCGAGTGCCTCTCCGTGCTTCGGGCTGTGGTAGAGGAACCGCGGGTCCGGCGTTTTATTAAAAGGTCTTTCCCTGAGCCTGTAAAATTCTTTGTACATGCTTTTTCAGAAGACCGTGGTCAGATGACCGGTCACGGACGAACACGGTTGGTTCGTCCTGTTTCCTGACTCCCGTCTTCCGACTCCTGTCTGCTGATCACTGTTTATTGACTGCTACTCTCTTCAATGCCCCATCAACGAGCGATTCCACGTCGAGAACGAGCACGACGCCCCGCCGGTCCCCCAGCTCAGTGGCCCCGGCAATGCCCGGCGTCTCTGAGAACCTCTTCCCCAGCGGCTTGATAACGATCTCCTGCTGGTCCTTGAGATGATCAACCATAATGCCAAGTCTTCGTTCGGCAATGCCTACCAGAATGACATAGAAAGAACTACCCTCGTGTTCCGCGGAGAGATTGAATGCCCGGGCAAGCCGGAGAAGCGGGATCGTGTCCTCTCGCACGGCCATCACCTCGCGCCCCTCGATGGTCTCCACCTGATCGCTGGTTGCCTGCAGGATCTCGAGCACCGAGCTGAGCGGGATGGCAAAAACCTGCCCGCCCGATTCGATGACGAGCGCCTTGATGATGGCGAGCGTGATGGGAAGCGTCAGGGTAAAGATACTGCCTGCTCCAACCTCGGTTTGGATATCGATCATGCCCGAAAGCTTGGAAACGTTCCGCTTCACGACATCCATGCCCACGCCGCGGCCTGACATCTCGGTCACCGCCTTGTTGGTGGTGAAGCCGGGAAGAAAAATGAGATCGAAGATTTCCTTGCGGTCGCGCTCGAGATCGAGCCCGTGATCCGGGGAAAGTACGCCCTTCTCAACGGCGGTGTTCAGTATCTTCGCGGGGTCCATCCCCGCGCCGTCATCCTCGATCGTGATGACCACATGATTGCCCCGGGGGAATGCCGTCAGTTTCACGCTCCCCTGTTCCGGCTTGCCAAGCTGTCTCCGGACCTCGGGGGCTTCTATGCCGTGATCGATCGCATTCCTGATAAGATGCATGAGCGGGTCCGCAAGATCTTCGATCATGATCTTGTCGAGTTCCGTTTCCTCGCCTTGCAGTTGCAGGTCGATCTCTTTCCCTGCGTCCTTCACATATTTTCTGACCACCTGCGCCAGGCGCGTGAATATCTGGCCGATGGGGACCATCCTGACCTCAAGGATGCCCTCCTGGAGCTCGTTCAGCTTCCGCTCAAGGCTGCGCTGCGCCTTGTAGAGATCCGCGGAAATGCCGATTACGCCCTGCGAGGCGCGAAGCTCCTTCGTGATCCGGACGATGATGTTCTTGATCAGATGCATCTCTCCCACGACGTTCATAAGGCTGTCGAGCTTGTAGATGTTCACCCTGACGGTGTTGCTCACCGACTTGAGACCCGCCGCCGCGTCTGCCTTCGGCTCCTCGATCCTTCGCTCTTCGGTCCTTCGCTCTTCGGCGTAGGCGATCTTCTCGACAGCCACATCCGGCAGAGCGATGGCGGACGTGAGCACCCCCGCATCCTCGGTCGTACCAACGACAATGCTGAAACCAATCCCGCTCCCCCCGCCCGCCGTCGGCAGGGTGCAAATGATTTCGCCGTGTTTCTTAAGCGTGGCATTGAGCTCCTTGATCGCCGTCTCAAAATTGGCGAACTCGAACTGGGCCTTGAGCATGAACAGGTTCTTTCGCTCCCGGATGCATTCCCTGAGCCGGTGCTCTTCATACTCGGTTAGGACCTGCAGAATTCCCTGGTCAAGACCGATCTGCTCGCCAAGTGGCCGGCCGGCCGCGGCGGACGGCTTTGCCTGAAGGATGCCGTCAATAATCGCCAGGGCGGACGCAATGTCCTCGAAGGGATGGTCCGTCCCGGCCTGCTGCACCAGCCTGCCGAGCTGCGCCACGATCTCGATCACCGCGTCAAGGACCTTCCGGCCCATACCCACCTTGCCGAGCCGGAGCTCGTCGAGGAGAAATTCCAGCTTGTGCGAGAGCTCCGACGGTTCCTTGAGCCCGAACATGCCCGCAAGCCCCTTGAAGGAATGGATCGCGCGGAACAGGGCATTCACCAGATCAGGGTCAATGCGGCCCGCGGCCTGCCCTGTTTCAAGCGACAGCAGCGTCTGGTTCGCCGTCTCCAGGATGTCCTCTGCCTCGGCGAGAAAGTCTTTTATGGGCCGGTCTGTCTTCATGGTATCGCTTCTCTCCGCACGGAGCCTGCCCTCGAACATCTCTATCGGGGGAACTCCGCACTCCGAACTATCATTTTTCTCCCAGCACCTTCATGATCATGGCCATGAGTTCTTCTTTCCTGAACGGCTTCACCACATAACCCGATGCGCCGAGGGCGATCCCGCGCTTCTTATCCTCATCGCTCTTTTCAGTACTTACGATGATAAGCGGAATATCACGGTAGGTGGGATTGGACTTCACGTAGCCCATAAGCTCAAGGCCGTTGATGTCGGGCATGTTGATGTCGGTGATGATGAGGTCGAAGCGCCGCGAAGGGAGCGTCTTGAGCGCCTCAAAACCGTTGCCTGCCTCCACCGCGAAAAAACCGCCCGCTTCCTCGAGCGCGACCCGGATCATTGTACGAATGGCCTTGGAATCCTCGACAATAAGAACGTTCTTCATCGCTGCTCCTTTTGAAGTTCCGCAATTCTCTTTTCGAGAAGCGCCTTTTCCAGCGCCATGCCGGCCTGATTCATGAATATTTCGAGCGTATCCAAACCCCTGATCGGTCTTCGCTCGGGCAGATTGTCACCGTACACGACCAGTGCCACCTTCCCGTCCACGACCAGCGGGATGGCGATAACCGCATCGGGCATCGCGCCGCCGAGCTCGTTCACGAGGTAGGTGTGGCTCGGGTTCGACTCGAGGGCGCCCAGATAGCTGCGCCGGCTTTCTATCACGCTGAAGAACACGGAGGGCTGATTCAGCGGGACCTTGATGTTGCGGACGACCTGGTCCGCGGATTTCCCCGTGAGCTCGATGCCGAACTGACCGAGACCGCGCACCTCGTCCTTTTTTACCATGAACAGGACCGCGCGGTTCACCACCTCGCTTGCGTATCGCAGGATCAGAAGCGTCACCTCGGCCGTGGCGGTCGGGAACCTGAGCTCGTCGAACATGGACTTGAGCGCGGTGATATCCTTGCGGGGCCCTTCTTTTTCTATTCGAGTCCGGAATTCTTCTTTGGCAGGTTCATAGCTGACATGAGAAGGCGGAGCTTTCGGTGCAGCCGCGGGCACGGCAGGCGATGGCGAAGCAGGGGCAGCAGGGGCGGGGGCGGGCCGGGCAGCTGCCGGTTTTTTCTCATCCTTCCGCCTCTCGTCGAGGATCCGCGTGCCCTCCATGAGAAGGTATTCGGCACTGATGCCGGATTTGAGGAGAAATTCCTGGGTGTCGATCTCGATCGTGTCCTTGGGAATGATCTCTCCGAGCTCGAAGTTGAAGAACCCCC includes the following:
- a CDS encoding chemotaxis protein CheW; translated protein: MDILAARKKAAEQANARNKPEPHAAAPAAQPEPEAAAPAVQPKQEPEATPAPAESCLAVPAASPAAAGVAPLIEESRDKAGAVPVSSAREPEKTQQGEIELLSFRLGGEEYAVLVADVREVLKFFHLTIVPNTPDYVLGVMSLRGTMLPIIDLCKRFGLAAAVKNEKSRVVVASSADEEAGLLVDQVTGVFRIFPDEIKPIPENIEQGAEFLSGIVRTADRLYILLDLGKALGV
- a CDS encoding tRNA (adenosine(37)-N6)-threonylcarbamoyltransferase complex ATPase subunit type 1 TsaE, with translation MYKEFYRLRERPFNKTPDPRFLYHSPKHGEALARLLHAVEEQDIVLLTGEIGSGKTTLSRAFIDSLDESYHPLLIINPRLSPSQLLRTVVLRLGMDDVNRYRHDILEGINAKLYELYEAGKRPVIIIDEAQLIPGKATFEELRLLTNFQLDDRNLLALVLIGQTELRERLNKKPYRALRQRIGMQYHLGPLNAEEVEAYVRHRLEIAGRSEPLFDPQALALLFEHSEGIPRRINTIAGNALVEGFGRSAEIIGPEIIESVVNDGA
- a CDS encoding chemotaxis protein CheA — its product is MFEGRLRAERSDTMKTDRPIKDFLAEAEDILETANQTLLSLETGQAAGRIDPDLVNALFRAIHSFKGLAGMFGLKEPSELSHKLEFLLDELRLGKVGMGRKVLDAVIEIVAQLGRLVQQAGTDHPFEDIASALAIIDGILQAKPSAAAGRPLGEQIGLDQGILQVLTEYEEHRLRECIRERKNLFMLKAQFEFANFETAIKELNATLKKHGEIICTLPTAGGGSGIGFSIVVGTTEDAGVLTSAIALPDVAVEKIAYAEERRTEERRIEEPKADAAAGLKSVSNTVRVNIYKLDSLMNVVGEMHLIKNIIVRITKELRASQGVIGISADLYKAQRSLERKLNELQEGILEVRMVPIGQIFTRLAQVVRKYVKDAGKEIDLQLQGEETELDKIMIEDLADPLMHLIRNAIDHGIEAPEVRRQLGKPEQGSVKLTAFPRGNHVVITIEDDGAGMDPAKILNTAVEKGVLSPDHGLDLERDRKEIFDLIFLPGFTTNKAVTEMSGRGVGMDVVKRNVSKLSGMIDIQTEVGAGSIFTLTLPITLAIIKALVIESGGQVFAIPLSSVLEILQATSDQVETIEGREVMAVREDTIPLLRLARAFNLSAEHEGSSFYVILVGIAERRLGIMVDHLKDQQEIVIKPLGKRFSETPGIAGATELGDRRGVVLVLDVESLVDGALKRVAVNKQ
- a CDS encoding response regulator, giving the protein MKNVLIVEDSKAIRTMIRVALEEAGGFFAVEAGNGFEALKTLPSRRFDLIITDINMPDINGLELMGYVKSNPTYRDIPLIIVSTEKSDEDKKRGIALGASGYVVKPFRKEELMAMIMKVLGEK
- a CDS encoding DUF4388 domain-containing protein, with the translated sequence MSLVGRLEDLALPDIFQIISLSKKTGTLVVRSRRGTGMVVFKDGQVIQAASDSIRDSLGNILVSQGMLDEAALSKALAFQKKEPDKPLGMILTDMGAVAAQTLQSVIRKQIEEIIYDLLDWEGGFFNFELGEIIPKDTIEIDTQEFLLKSGISAEYLLMEGTRILDERRKDEKKPAAARPAPAPAAPASPSPAVPAAAPKAPPSHVSYEPAKEEFRTRIEKEGPRKDITALKSMFDELRFPTATAEVTLLILRYASEVVNRAVLFMVKKDEVRGLGQFGIELTGKSADQVVRNIKVPLNQPSVFFSVIESRRSYLGALESNPSHTYLVNELGGAMPDAVIAIPLVVDGKVALVVYGDNLPERRPIRGLDTLEIFMNQAGMALEKALLEKRIAELQKEQR